The genomic stretch AACGAAGCATGAAAACAGGAAGTCAAAAACAAGAgctgtaatttaatttgtaaattgtataaagaGTACAATGTGTGGTGGCTGATTAAAAAACACACTATctgttactaataaataaataaatacctattattcttttgtaaacttttatttttttagtataaatttataaataattacagagAATATCTGAAGAGTGTACTGTATTATTTTGCTCTGTTCTTATTGTGTGTGACTGGAGATTTAGAACCTCTATTCCTATACTACTCCCATATTCCACTACTTCCATATATGTATTTTCTTACTCAGAAGAGCTGGGGCACAGAAAGTAAAAGTTTCAGAGATCTTAGTGGAATAACTCTGTACATTACCAATCAGTGGCTAGTTCTAGTATTACATTAATTACTTGGTACAAAAACGTAGTAATGAATTTCATTTACTGGTTTTAGTTGCCAACCTCAAGCACATGTCTGACTACTCTTCCTAATTTCTCCCATTAGCAGTCTCGTATTACTTGTGCATGTAAAGcaacataaatgtttaattctcCTCCTCCTTCTATTCAGAGTAACCTGATTAAAACttctaagtaaaatataaaactgtcacAGATGTTTATACTTTATCATCAACAAACTGATTCAAATCAAATTCCTCCAATGCTAGTACATCACACTCCAGTACAACACAGCCTAAGATAATTGTTAAAGCACAAGTCAAGtatattttcaggacaattactCACCCCCGCAAAAATGGGTAAGTGCGTACAGGAAAGCCTTTGTTTAGTCAGAAACCCTAAAAAAGCAAATTCAAAAGAAAGTACTAAACCAGAGTATTTATGAATTCTCTCCATCCTGCAATCAGACCGAGAGGAAAATCACCatattacaccaaaatattcAAGGGATAAAGAAAAAGTTGAATAGGCTGACCCATCTTCTTGAAGACGTTCTGTCTAATACATTGATACTTACAGGACATGGGTTACAAGAGGAGATGTTGCATAACATCAGAATCCCTGATCTCTTTTGCTGCTTATTTCAGTAGAACTAACCTCACAAAAGATGGAGTAGCAATACATGTGGAAGATAACATAGAACATGTCAGAGTCCTGTTATAGAATATTGTGAAGAACTTAACTATGAATAGCTATGATTAAGCTgacactgaataaaataataactttaaatagcatttttataCATATCTCCTTCTGGCAGCTTAAATCAGGCATTACATCTCATTTGAAGATGCCTGAAGATACAAAAGCTGAAAATCAGCCTATCCCGATACTTGGTGACATAAATGATAAATGTTGATTGTTTAAAGTTTGACCAGGATCACCAAAAACTTGACACTATCTTAACCAGTCACAATATAAAGAGGTTGATTCTGCCTCATATCAGGATTATTTCAAACTCAAGACTGCATCTGTTCAAACTTTCAAAGCAATCATCTTGAACATAAAGTTTTCACAGTGGCTTATCTGACCATACTGCACAACTATGTATGGCCCAGCTAACATTTAGTCCTATAATTTCTGCATGTTGAAAGGGAATGACtattttttgtgaaaacaatATTACCACTTTAAATTCCATACTACTTGAGGAAAACTGGGAGGAGATTCTCAAAAGTCCAACAACAGAAGAAGCctatactaaatttataaaaacagtaaatatagcAATTGAACAAGCATGCCCTCTAAGAAAAGTTAGACCAAAAAAGAAAGTGATGCATATTTACTTTGCTGATAGAGAGGCTtgcattttaaaagaaaaattcagTACCTGAAAATTATGATGAAATATGAAGAATCCAGcaataaacaagacaaaattgaactAATGACAGCTTAAAAAGACTACGATTTAGGCTGAGGGAGTTAAGAAAAGAGGGATAAgccatttttataaacattgtgaaaataaatctaaagctCTGTGGCAACTACAAATAACGACATAATTGAAAAAATGCAGCACAAGAAAAAGTTGAAGCTAGCAAACAAGGGGAAGCAAGAAGATGACCAATATTCCGTAGCTAACCACATGAATGATTTCTTCACCAGCATTGCAGAGAGAACACTGAACAACAACCCTAAATCAACCAATAGATACATTTCAGAACAAAGTACTGGACATGATTTACTGTTCTTTCAAAATACAAGCCCAGTAgaagtatacaatattattaaaaatcttaaaccTAAAACCTAAGCAGCAACAGACATTTCCACAAAATTGTTAAAGAACTCCAGTGATTCAATTACTACACCTCtcacaaataattaacaaatcccTCAGTCAAGGTCAATTTTCTTCTGCATTACAACCAGACAAAATGACTCCAATATAAAAACACGGCAGTAAAACAGAAGTGGAATAGTTACAGACCCATTTCAATCCTTCCAACCTTCTCTAAAGTTTTAGTGAAAGTAGTACTTAAAAGACTTTTGGACTACTGTGAGCGCTATAACTTAATAACAGACAAGTAATTCGGATTCAGTGACAAGAGAAATATACTACTACAGCCCTAATCAACTTTGCTGACTTGGTACTTGACAGTCTTGAAGAAGGGAAACTTGTAACAACCCCTTTTATAGGCttaagtaaagcttttgattaCTTGGGATATGATCTCATACTGTACAAGTTAGAAAAGTTGGTAATCAAAGACACAGCTAAAATGTGGTTCAAAGGCTGTTTAGAAACCGGAGGCAAATTGTagggataaaaaaaaacaagaaatggGACTACTGAAGTTACCAGATTAAAATCTCTAATCGTAAACTGAGGAGTACCTCAGGGTCAGTACAGGAACCAGTATTATTTCCACTGTTTACAAATGATTTACCTGAATACCTTGAATCTTTCTGCACGACTttgatgtatgctgatgacaccacctCACTCTTGAGTGGGAGTAAGAGAGATAAGCTTGATGTTAAATGTTACACAGCATTAAACATAGTGTATTGATATTGCCACTTAAATGACCTTATAGTTATAGAGAAGACAAACTAACTAGCTTTTGGGAGACAATGCAAAGAAGTTCCAGCAATTCTTGAAGTGGACAGAAAACCCCAAGTAAAGTTTCTGGAATCATTGTAGATAAGAGTCCTGTTCACAGCATATTGACAATCTCCTTCCTAAACTTAACTCCTCACTTTATgcaatacaacaaataaaatcaataagtaaTACAACTACTGCAACAGTAGCTTATCACTCTCTGTGGAAACACACCTTAGATATGGACTAGTGGTCTGAAAAGAACCTCAGCAAGTAATCTCCAGAGAGTATTGGTGTTGCAAAAGAGGGCTATAAGAGCCTTATCAGGGATATGGTTCAGGGAAAGTTGTAGAGAAGCATTTATAAGTCTGAAGATCATGACTGTAGTAAACCTCaatataaaagaagttttaatgTTTGCTCTTGGACAATTTTCTAATCCATTCTACTCAGTGGCTGAGTTCCATGAAAGAAGACGATGAACCACTActtcaacaattttgtttttgtttaaattacctGACTACATTTCAGTATTTAATGTATTTGGGAATAAATTGATGttgtatttgtatatgtattcTGTAATTACATTCATTACAACTATATCTGTTAGCAAATTCTAAACTcaagtaatattacaaaaactatcaatattctatattaaaattacataaactcACTTTAATCTTCCTCGCTATCAGAGTTTCAATTGGTATCATACTGGAATTGGTGGTGAAACCCTGTAATCCATCtggtttaattcattaataatatttgtggACTGTTCAGGCACACTGAATTTTACTGACTGTGTTAATAACTGATACCATTGCAGAGTTAAGCTTCGCTAGCAACAATTTTGGTGGATTACGTCATCATTGTAAAGCAACATTTTTATCAACTCACAAATGAATTTGCTGAAATGAGTGAgatgaaaatgaattttttaaatgcatttaatgtTGTACATTGGTTGAATTTCAGTATCAATCCACTAACAGATTGGCATATTGGCTGAGCCTAAGTGAAGTATTTCTTACAGGTTTGTAATCCAAAAGGCAGTGTCTTTTTGTTACCATGTGCACAAAATAACAGCCAAACTGATTAAGCTAAAAGCTTGAAATTTTCCACAAGCAATAATAGTCACTGAATTTTGCTCCTAGGGAAGGACACTTTTTAAGGAAAACTTATCCCTTGAaaggtaaaaagttattttaggaCAGGTATTAAAGGcttataacctaaaaaatatacaacttagAGCAATAGTTTCCTATGTCTTACTTTGTGTAGTTTGCAAAATTCCAACAGATTTAATAAAACTGCAATTCATGTCATTActttaattatgtaatgtaatgaaaCTTTTCATCAAGCatgctataaaaaaatattcaactaatCTCTTAACAGCAGTTCACAATACTGGCAATTTTCACATAAATGTTGGCCCTTAGCCTAAAATTTGACCAGGGCTCTTTAACTTAGAATGCTCTTCCTGCAATCCAAACactatggaaataaaattaagtaatttcctATATGTATGCTAATACCAGATTTCTTCTTacctgtatttaaaataacaggttgatattattatttcgttacagaaaatattttaacatttcaaacaatgGTGATGGTAAAAAGAATACTAAATTTAGTACtggattaaattatataaaggacTTGAATATTGTGTAAAAGTACCTTTGgttgaatgaaaaataataaaagaaggtaaaaaataactcaaatattataaaaactaaaaatatttattttctaatactaatattattattacagtaaccAAGTATAGTTATATAGATGCTCTCTGCTCAAAAAGTCAGATACATTTTTCAAGCTTAAATTACTTGTAACATTATTCGTATAGTTTACATTTTTCCTTGAAATTACCAATTCTGGAAAGTTTTGCTATTATggagtggtttttttttttttaatatttataattttaatcaatgtcCAGTTTCTTGAAGGACCCTTGGATGCTGAAGGTGTCTTCTGTTTTTCCCTGACGCTTCGATTCATCATTCCTTAATTTCTCGTCTTGTTTGAACCAGTCTGCATTCGTACGGATCTCCTCTGTTGTTTTTTCTATTGAAATGAAGAaactgtgttatttttaattctctaaagtagagtaaaataatatattacaggttgtaatattgtaataacaaCACATTGGTCTGGATGAAGCAATTACGCCAAAAGATAAAGAAGTTAGGTGATGTTGGGATTAATTTGACTAAAtctactttaattattattttattggaatttCCTCTTACCACTGCAATCCACAAATTCTCCCACTGGTTAGAGTTCCTAGTCAATAGAACTCTTAAAGgatcaaattttcaaaataacctaaagacctattttaaaacttttttgaaagttgctaaaattgttttgataattagaaactgtttaatgtgtttttatgttgATAAATCTAATTACTGTCACTCAGTCAGATTAGACACacagttttcttaattttataattagataaattGCATCTGTCTTAGACATTTCATCTGTTGAAATGTTTCATCATTGACTATGTAttgtgtaaaacataataaaaaaacaaacaagtcAAGCAGTAGGCACAGAGAAACCTGCTCTGGAGGTGTCCAGACCACATATATCCTGGACCAAACACCAACAGATCAGTGCAATAGGGGGTGGGGGGTTGAAACTACCGggaaatgttcaaaatattaggTTCTAAACTCATTAGTGTATAGTACTTCTGAGATAGTAAAAAGGGGAAGAACTAAGATAGGACAGTGTTAACTGTCAAATTCTGTATTCACAGCTTGATTGCTATATTCGTGTTATCCTGATCAGCGTGCATAGAATCACTTTAACCTAAAGATTCTTTACAAGTAAAAGTAGCTATCACTGTAATGCTGAGGTTTGGGGACATGTGAGTATAGCCAACttacagcagaataaataagtgATTGCAGAGCCAATCTCTGGAAATCAGTAGACAGATTTTAATACTATTAGCACAAATCTGCACATTGTAAttaggttaaaatttattttgatggtatagaAAAGGAAATAAATAGCTCCCAATTTTCAAGTAGACTAGAGTATTACTCTGTTAATCTAGAGTAGTACACTCCTGTACATACATTTCAATAGTAACACTACACAAACAAtgatattagatatttatttaataataaatacagaaatctttGTCAATCCAGCAAGCTAAGTTAGTTTTTAACTTAGTTAAGTTTCAAGCCTGATGGAAGACTTTACAACTTCAACTGATACAATTGGTGTGTCTATATCAGAATGatgtaaagattttattatattatgtatacatttctACTTCGAATTTGACCTCAAATTGTTAaacacaaaagtttaaaatttaggttttttctatattctattaaagatatatatatgtatataattctgtaactccataaaatatttaaatactaattcttttttcctagtgtaattattgaaatactatttcaaaatcaTTCAGTACTCACTCATTTCAATAAGTATTACCAAAAACTGTTGTAAATGAATAACTCAGTTCAATAAATATGCATGGCCTTAAAGATGTTCCCAGTAATTCAacatattgtttgtttgtttgttcgaTTAACATGTCTTGTGGGATTTTCATAGCTCCCAGTGGATCCTAGACCTTTCTCTGCACACCTTCCAAACTCCTCAATGGGTTGGAACCTCCctaaattataatgtatacacGCTACTGAGTAAACctcatattctatttatataatttatatattaactcaTTAATATGATGTTTGACACTAtacaataagaataagaattgATCTCTTACTTGTTAGGGTCTCCAAAGAAGCTTCTTCTCCTTGATAATCCTTCGGAAGGATTTCTCTTGGCACAAACTCATAAAGGTCCTTTACTTCTTCAGGGCTGTGCAGGTGGATCTAGAATTTGAGAAAACACAATTTTGTCCAATTAatgatttaattcaaattttcagtACTATATTTCTGTAGACATGTAAAACAAtggtattgaatttttaatttttcacatgtGATTTCATAgttctttttttacatatatgAAGTGAAGCCCTGGCTGCTAGGCAATGGGAGTCCTTAAAATTGCAAATTGTCACCCTGTGACAAGCACTAGAACTGTAGGTTTAAAATACATCATACTTGACCAGCTAATTCTCTCTGCCAATTCCTCAAGTATCATTAACTCTAATATGGTGTGGAACTGTAATCAGACCCTTGATGATGAGGGGAAACACAACATACTCATCCTCCTCTGGGTACTGAGATATACCAGTGTTGAAAAGAACAATGGAGGTTATGAAGTAACCAGAAGGAACTTTCGCAGGCATAATAGCACCTTAACCAGATGCAAACTGACCAATgcattatttaaatgaaacttatGGTAAGAGAAGACAACTAAGGAAAACCATGGGGCATTATAACGGTAGGTTTGAAATTAGCCAAAGAGTTACTAGGTAACTATGACTGTAGGCAAGAATAGCTGCTTCGGAACAGGCTAAGATTAAATACTTCTTTAACAGGACATTATTATCTTAATGAGTATCTGAGGTAGCTTCAATGTCTAGAGTAGATTCAGTCAAAGAGGACATgaaatatcttattatttgttAGTAGAATATGATGCACTAACTAGGAGGAGAGTAAATACAAGACAGCAATTAGATTAGAGTACAAGAGCTGTCCAATCTTGATCCTATTCAAATGAGTAGGTTACTTTCTGGCAGATTTGCTATAGGATTTTTCCCAATAGGGCAGGAGTAGGTAATATATCTTTTAGGTCACATTGCCTTTCTTTCccctaattaaatacaaaatattgttacaactgagttttgctaaaaatgtaaaatgcGATCTTTTTAAAAGAGAatttgagatttaattttaaccttaatATTGGTCTGTGATTGATTCAATATAACTATAAAgcctttttaaacattttcttttaaggCTGAACACATGATATTCAGTCATTATTGGTTACATCAATTTTAAAAGCGTGAAGCTAATGaattttgtaattagaaaatctattatatttttacactttgaCTCCTTCTCACCTGTAAAAGTATTGCTtactttaaattagtttgtaGTCTTGGCTGTTGCTAAACCTTATAATTTACTAGCCCAGCAATGGTTCCAGTTTTAATACTTGGTCTGACTATTATGGTATACATCCACATTACTATACTTGTTCACCTACAACCCTATGTTCTCTCTGCAATTCTTTACAAATAATTAGGGATGAAGTGACATGTTCAGTAATTTCTTTCACATGTCTGATCCATGTGAGTATCTATCTGGTCAGTTACTATTCCTAGATATTTTATGTCTGATTTCTACTATCAATATTTCTATATCCAACTTAATGGTCCCTAAGTTCAATctcttatttttttcaaaatggcaCTACAGTGGTTTTAATGGTTAGTTACACTATTTGTTCAATTTCCTTGTGCAGTCCAGTTCAACCTGTATAAGATCATAGAGTAGACATTGATTCTGCATCTGGCAGTGATGataattctttcatttttatagtCAAAGTATGTGAGTTCTTTTTTCTTAATGAACCAACGAGCTCATCCATAATCAGGTTCCAAGGGTGAAATAATCTTTCTCTGGGTTAGcctcttttaaaatttactttgatgATGTTTCCTCTTACCTGAGCCTCAAATATTCTTATATACAGCATATTAACTATCCATCATAGTCCACTCCTCTTCCCTCCAATGATCTTTTTATTGCATTGTGTGGAATGTAGGCAAATTCTTCTATTTTGTTCAGGAAAGCACAtatctctgtttgtttgttttcaaacatCTTCTGTTTAGTCTTAGTCAGTTAAAAGAGGTTAATTAAAAAAGTCCCTCTATATCTACATACTGGCTGGAATGCAGTAGTGTCATTTCCAAATCCCCTGTTCttgtatgattatttattattttgtccaTAGTTTTGAGCAAAAATAAGGTTTGATTGAGTATTTTTTCTTCCCAACCCTGAGAATAAACATTACTTTGGCCCTTATCTGGTATGCATCAAGAGCTAAAGTGCCTCTCATCTACTTAATCAGACGATGTAACACTCTCTATGTCCATTTGTAGCAAATTTGAAAAGACTAACACCTGCTATATATAACACCTGCTATATATAACACCTGCTAATTCAAACAGGGATAAAGTTCCTATTCCCCACTCCAGTTTTTGTAGTATCATAATAGTTTTCACTTTTTTTCCaatttacttttgatttttaCATCTTGAACTAGCGAAGCTTAAATATCCGGAAAGTGAATGTTCAAGAAGAGAAGAGCTCTCTCTTACCATGGTTTTATGCAGCCTTCTTGCAGCAGAGATGAAGTGACTTCTTTGTAGAATCTTCTAAAGTTTTCTCTTTTAGCTTTCCTTATATCCTtacaatataaagttaatttattttatatctacttcAGTCCTGGTTGTTTGCAGTTCTGTTGCATAGCTTTCTTACTTTTTGTTACATTCCCATTAGGTGACCTTCCCTAATGTCAGATTTCCTTTGTTGAGGACAGTTGGATGAATATGCCTCTGTTACTGTCTCATTGAATTCTATGACTGTCCAATTAAATTCTAGGAAATTGCTGACCCACAGCTGTTTTGAGCCAAACTGAATTTTAACAATGTATCATATCTTTGGCTATGGTGTCCTTCTAAATTAAAGACTGAACTATGGATATTCAAACCATGTTCTAATCTAGCCTTTACATAAATCTAATGGAGTGGACCTACAAAGTACAATACCTAGTAAAGAGAAAAGACTGTAGCgtataacactattttatttaggttttaactTTCTATTGAGGAtgttagtcaggatattttcaaTCATCATACTTACATATTGAAAGTGCTGTTTGTGAATGAATGGCCTTATTATTGACATTATGTGTGTCATCACGGGGTTTACGTTGATAATATGAATTGACTTGAGACGAACTGGCATTGCTTCctgaaatataaaaagaataatattataaagagctatttaaaaaaacttttaagactttttaatgaaaatatgtccgaaaaatagacaaaatctaaaataatccTTGAAAATTCTGTTTGACAGCTTAATTATGTGGAGCGGAAATAATGATTTTgaagaattattaattaatttaaactcaaGGTAGTTTTTAGTATGAGTAAGGTGTAAATCTCTGATTTGAGGGATAAGAAAATTGTATGATTTGTATCTACTGAGGTAATTTTGAAGCAATTGTCTAATGATGCCTGTGCTTATGGACATAAAAAAACTCAAAGctctgtatatattataattttatgttaaacaattacttaataattttgtatattgcatttaaaatttatatctaaagAAATTTTAGCTATAATTTCTCATCAATATTTTGTGGAAACTGAGCcatgatatttttgtttagttctgAATATTTGAACAAAAATCAACTATGGTTATAACCGCACAGTTTTGGAAACAACAATGATTTCAAACTCCAAAAACTTTTACATCATGTATTTATGATGAGTTTATAAATGACTTTTTAACAGCTTAAACAACAATTGCGAAGAACTATTATGTCTATAAATTAAATTCAcccataaacaaatttttattataatcttgATACTTCAGATTTTAACCTTGAATAGTCTAGTCTGTCATGGCCTTAATTTCATGAATGAACCTTGAATGACTAGATAAGCTCACCTGTACATAGACAAAGTACTTCCTGACAGAGGATAGGTTTATCCTAGTTAGATGACTGAGGGTGACTCCTTGCATGTCGAAGAGGAAGACCATCCCAGAGGCAGTACTGTGAGAACGGAGGTGAGTATCTATCACCATGAACAGCAGCTTGATAGCATCGTCAAGATGGAACTGGGCTGGCTCTGTTATGTGGAGCTTTGCAAACAAAACGTAGTATCCTCGTTGAGTGGTCTTTGGCAACATACACATCCGGCTGTAAATATGTAGGGTTAGgttgttatatatcattttagaagtggcgtaactaggacttggctttATTGAAATGAATTTGATTGAAGAGCACTCCAGGCAATATGgaataaatctgtataaatgtAAAGTTAGATAGACttaattcaatgtaaaatgttttaatgccctttgattaaagtttgttatcaACAATaaatggtttgaaaggataataagattttggaaatttgccattgttatcCATTACAAAAAGTTACACTATGTTTAGAAGATTGAAATATACCCTCATCCTCAAGttcgtaatatataataaacgtaatatataaacatacactttaaaTGTGCAATTAACTGCCACCCAAAAAGGTTTTATCATAATACCTTTGCTGGTATACCAACAGCTTGAAGTGCAGACTGGAGTAAATGAACCATGCGAAGGCAATGCAAAGAAGAGCATAAATCACATGTGTTCTGCTGCTTTCACAGGTGTCTGTGTGTTGTGACATGTAATTTGCCTTTTTAAGTGGCAGCCCATCGCCGCACTTTTTAGGTTTTAGGTGCATGTTTATGAGTTAAGCTTTTTGGCATCTAAGGAAGatggtagatttcaatccttgaaacatagtgttatacttctttaacatataacaaaggcaaatgttttaaattctattttacttctgtatttaaaaaagttaaattaattgctattatacatacagtatgttaaaaagatttttatggaGTATTCTATCCCCCTCATCCTCTTCCCTTTAGTTACGCCACTGCATCTTAGCAAATTCCCTAGGAACTCAATATTGTCTCTGTAGATTACAATTTCGATCTATAtgaattataacacttttattataaaacaacctTACCCAAGGAGGTTAGTGATCATTAGTGACAATGATAAATTTGAGGTGGGCAAATATGTATTACCAAAAATTAGACAAGAAAACATTTTGCTACTGAGTGCAGCCAGTGACAAGCAGAGAAGCACAAGTTTCATGTTCAGATGAGAGCCATTACATTTGTTGGTATGTATTTAGCTTATTGGGTTAGAAGTTTTTTTATACAGGTTGAGTTCTTAATAAAGGTTATGGTTTTACCATAACTGTCTGGAGTCCagttaatcattttaaatatactgatAAAAATGTACCAGGACCCTCTACATCGTCAATAGTCTTATAAGAGTGTTAATGtacaaaaaagaatatttattttttgtcaaaagtcctttattttgctttttatattaaaaatagactttaaataattttaaaatagatggATTCTATGTGTACATGTGTAAATGATTTAAGTGTAATGTTTATAATACTATAAGAAAAAGTATAATACAGGACaatcttaaaaatttagtaaaatagaaaattttctcTGAGATTATAAAACAGCCTGGTTTATTGGGATTTTTAACCATAATATGCTGTATATACATTGACATCAAGTGtgtaaaagaaatgaataaataaactgagtaatcatgaatttgtttttaaagtttagtcTAGTGAGACTCTATTATagatacattataattttagcaTTGTGAACACAGATAAACACTTATTATATTGAATGATTTGAAAGatctatatacaatttaattgtgTTACCGCAACTCTgttattgtttatgattttaaatttaattttacaattttacacattAAGAGCTTTTCAGCATATGTATTTGCCCTGTTTGCAAAGTAGAAAATACTGTTGTGGAGATGTCGGTTCATATACAAcattaataactttgtttttgtttatcaatatgaatataatttttacaactgtATTCTAATGTATTCTAATCAATAATGTGAATGAACTTAATTTACTATCTCAAGCCACTATAACAGATGCTGCTTCTTGGTTCAGAACAAATGGATTtttgctcaatgaaaataaaactcaaaagatGTTATTTACGTTAAGAACTATGGACAGCAATAATATTGACAAGGATAGGGTTTCCAGGACTAAATTTTTAGGAATCTACATTGATAATAAGTTAAGTTGGCAGGCTCATATAGATTATATATCCTCAAAATTATCAAgagttatatatcttttaaaacaattaacaagttgTGTACCAAGTCACTATCTGAAAACAGCTTATTATGcttattttcaatcagtttttcgatatggtttaattttatttggcaacTGTTCTAGGAtcgatgaaattttaattcttcaaaaaaaagcaattagagtaataacAAAATCAGAAACAAAAGCTCACTGTAGACCTTTGTTCACTAAATTAGAAGTGCAAACAatcataaacttatatatat from Homalodisca vitripennis isolate AUS2020 chromosome 2, UT_GWSS_2.1, whole genome shotgun sequence encodes the following:
- the LOC124354366 gene encoding alpha-tocopherol transfer protein-like isoform X1 encodes the protein MGDHIKLRPEDLAHIRDWVQKQSHLPTGIPDDQLKLFMHSCYYKLENTKRAIETYYTMKSSVPEFFDNRSLGCPGIKHILNVCRMCMLPKTTQRGYYVLFAKLHITEPAQFHLDDAIKLLFMVIDTHLRSHSTASGMVFLFDMQGVTLSHLTRINLSSVRKYFVYVQEAMPVRLKSIHIINVNPVMTHIMSIIRPFIHKQHFQYIHLHSPEEVKDLYEFVPREILPKDYQGEEASLETLTKKTTEEIRTNADWFKQDEKLRNDESKRQGKTEDTFSIQGSFKKLDID
- the LOC124354366 gene encoding alpha-tocopherol transfer protein-like isoform X2 codes for the protein MGDHIKLRPEDLAHIRDWVQKQSHLPTGIPDDQLKLFMHSCYYKLENTKRAIETYYTMKSSVPEFFDNRSLGCPGIKHILNVCRMCMLPKTTQRGYYVLFAKLHITEPAQFHLDDAIKLLFMVIDTHLRSHSTASGMVFLFDMQGVTLSHLTRINLSSVRKYFVYVQEAMPVRLKSIHIINVNPVMTHIMSIIRPFIHKQHFQYIHLHSPEEVKDLYEFVPREILPKDYQGEEASLETLTKKKQQRRSVRMQTGSNKTRN